The following proteins are encoded in a genomic region of Tumebacillus amylolyticus:
- a CDS encoding maltose ABC transporter substrate-binding protein gives MNTSWKKAVSVLATAGVMASLLVGCASSGDDKKADEGTATQTTGGKAKLTVWSHWGDAELEALKSVAQEWATKTGNEVNVQIDNDKEFQNYSTAARSGKGPDILFGLPHDNLGTFAKAGLLAELPSGEVNQADYVPVAFQGTTVDGKVIAMPISMETYGLYYNTDKVKSVPTTWADFVASAQQNGFMYDINNFYFTYPFIQGYGGYVFKNNAGTYDTNDIGLGNEGAKKGYQLIADMVNKYKFMPADVNGDIAKGKFTSKSTAYYISGPWDVEAVKKAGVNFDIAPLPTLENGQKPKTLVGIQTGIVSTKSQHQKEAWDLLKYISENGSKKFLEAGARIPVVKSQLEDASFKNNKTAVAFANIAANGEPMPNIPSMAAVWTPEGNNLKLITSGKSAPDKAAGDILSQIKEGIATQQ, from the coding sequence ATGAACACGTCTTGGAAAAAAGCAGTATCCGTGCTGGCAACCGCTGGTGTCATGGCTTCTCTGCTGGTTGGCTGTGCAAGCTCCGGCGATGACAAGAAGGCAGACGAAGGCACCGCGACTCAAACAACCGGCGGAAAAGCAAAACTGACCGTCTGGTCTCACTGGGGCGACGCGGAGCTTGAAGCTCTGAAATCGGTTGCGCAAGAATGGGCAACCAAAACGGGCAACGAAGTCAACGTCCAAATCGACAACGACAAGGAATTCCAAAACTACTCGACCGCCGCTCGTTCGGGCAAAGGCCCGGACATCCTCTTCGGTCTCCCGCATGACAACCTCGGCACCTTTGCAAAAGCGGGCCTGCTCGCAGAGCTCCCGTCCGGCGAAGTGAACCAAGCGGACTACGTACCGGTCGCGTTCCAAGGCACCACCGTTGACGGCAAAGTCATCGCAATGCCGATCTCGATGGAAACCTACGGCCTCTACTACAACACCGACAAAGTGAAATCCGTGCCGACCACCTGGGCTGACTTCGTCGCTTCCGCTCAGCAAAACGGCTTCATGTACGACATCAACAACTTCTACTTCACCTATCCGTTCATCCAAGGTTACGGCGGATATGTGTTCAAGAACAACGCAGGTACTTACGACACCAACGACATCGGTCTGGGCAATGAAGGCGCTAAGAAAGGCTACCAATTGATCGCCGATATGGTCAACAAATACAAGTTCATGCCGGCAGACGTGAACGGCGACATCGCGAAAGGCAAGTTCACTTCCAAGAGCACCGCGTACTACATCTCCGGTCCGTGGGACGTAGAAGCTGTGAAAAAAGCAGGCGTGAACTTCGACATCGCTCCGCTCCCGACGCTTGAAAACGGTCAAAAACCGAAAACCCTCGTCGGCATCCAAACGGGGATCGTCTCCACCAAGTCCCAACATCAAAAGGAAGCTTGGGACCTGCTGAAGTACATCTCTGAAAACGGCTCCAAGAAATTCCTCGAAGCGGGCGCTCGCATCCCTGTCGTCAAATCGCAACTCGAAGACGCTTCCTTCAAAAACAACAAAACCGCAGTTGCGTTCGCGAACATCGCGGCAAACGGCGAACCGATGCCGAACATCCCGTCCATGGCGGCTGTTTGGACTCCGGAAGGCAACAACCTCAAGCTGATCACCTCCGGCAAGTCCGCTCCGGACAAAGCTGCAGGCGACATCCTCAGCCAGATCAAAGAAGGTATTGCAACGCAACAATAA
- a CDS encoding sugar ABC transporter permease — protein sequence MKGYDAFNLWISRIIIWIAVLASILPLFFVLTASFSSGEAFFSEQLIPKSFTFENYQHVLTATNFPIWMKNSLILGFSVAVLQTILTALSSYAFSRLRFFGRKYGLMSLLILQMFPNFMAVSAIFGLLVKLDLMDNLFALILVFAGGNAFNIWLMKGYIDSLPRELDEAARVDGANSWQIFWRVILPLSLPMLAVVFLFSFIGVFSEFVLSSALLKTPENLTLAVGLQQFIKNEFAANWTQFAAAAVMASLPVVIVFSIMQRWIAGGLMAGSVKG from the coding sequence ATGAAAGGATATGACGCGTTTAACCTCTGGATCTCCCGGATCATTATCTGGATAGCGGTCTTGGCTTCGATCCTACCTCTGTTCTTCGTCTTAACCGCCTCGTTCTCGTCGGGTGAAGCTTTTTTCTCTGAACAACTCATTCCGAAGTCGTTTACGTTTGAGAATTACCAGCATGTGTTGACGGCGACCAACTTCCCAATTTGGATGAAGAACTCGTTGATCTTGGGCTTCTCCGTTGCGGTTCTTCAGACCATCCTGACGGCTCTGTCGTCCTATGCGTTCTCGCGCTTGCGGTTCTTCGGACGCAAATACGGGTTGATGTCGTTGTTGATCTTGCAGATGTTCCCGAACTTCATGGCGGTTTCGGCCATTTTCGGCCTGCTGGTCAAACTGGACCTCATGGACAATCTCTTTGCGCTGATCTTGGTGTTTGCAGGCGGGAACGCGTTCAACATCTGGCTGATGAAGGGGTACATCGACTCCCTGCCGCGAGAGCTCGACGAAGCAGCAAGGGTGGACGGCGCGAATTCTTGGCAGATCTTCTGGCGCGTGATCTTGCCGCTGTCTCTGCCGATGCTTGCGGTCGTGTTCCTGTTTTCGTTCATCGGGGTCTTCTCCGAGTTCGTGCTGTCTTCGGCTCTGTTGAAAACGCCGGAGAACTTGACATTGGCAGTCGGTTTGCAGCAATTTATTAAGAATGAGTTCGCGGCGAACTGGACGCAATTCGCGGCGGCGGCCGTTATGGCCTCGCTTCCGGTCGTCATCGTGTTCTCGATTATGCAACGCTGGATTGCCGGCGGTCTGATGGCCGGTTCTGTCAAGGGTTAA
- a CDS encoding M81 family metallopeptidase, with the protein MKKRIAVGILNQETNSFSPIGSTRDVWRVLMTGQEIMEQFPGSRTPVGTFMQIAKREGWELIPTLCAVAGSSGVTDREMYAWMRSQILEPIERERPDAVFLFLHGAMMAEGVDDVEGDLAVAVKQLIGDRPLLLEMDLHGNITPEMVAHCDGVFAYDTNPHVDVVERAMEAGEFLRKIFDGAQPVVRSAHPPMMPPTLNMRTAEGPMFDLFELAREWEQKPGIVNVSIFGGFPYCDFAGAGLSVVTTADGDPELAQLCSDAIAARAWEIREQFGKDVLPVEQAMDVIHELLQEAQERSSLQAYDDLFFQPVRRPVVVADVSDNPFGGGSSDTTGLLRELLKRPVEGAVAAAIYDPETVQRAIQVGVGGQAEFAIGGKLAPQYGAPLQVRGRVRVLTDGRFEARGTWSPGTTDVGLTAVIEVEGMKLVCTSVRYPCNDADLLRHAGIDPLGTPLIVLKSRGHFRASFEPLAHAILEVDAPGPASPDLSRNTYERIRRPIWPIHLA; encoded by the coding sequence ATGAAAAAGCGGATCGCAGTGGGGATACTCAACCAAGAGACGAATTCCTTTTCCCCGATTGGATCGACTCGGGATGTGTGGCGGGTTCTGATGACGGGGCAGGAGATCATGGAGCAATTTCCTGGTTCACGGACGCCTGTGGGAACTTTCATGCAGATTGCAAAACGCGAGGGCTGGGAGTTGATTCCGACGCTGTGCGCCGTGGCAGGTTCGTCCGGAGTAACCGACCGGGAGATGTATGCGTGGATGAGGTCGCAAATTCTCGAACCGATTGAGCGGGAGCGGCCGGATGCGGTGTTTCTGTTCTTGCACGGAGCGATGATGGCCGAGGGAGTGGACGATGTCGAGGGTGATCTGGCGGTTGCCGTCAAGCAGTTGATCGGAGACCGTCCGCTGTTGCTGGAGATGGACTTGCACGGCAACATCACGCCGGAGATGGTCGCGCATTGCGACGGTGTGTTTGCGTATGACACCAATCCGCACGTCGATGTGGTCGAACGGGCGATGGAAGCCGGGGAGTTTTTGCGCAAGATCTTTGACGGAGCGCAACCTGTGGTTCGATCTGCGCACCCGCCGATGATGCCGCCGACCCTTAACATGCGAACGGCGGAGGGGCCGATGTTCGATTTGTTTGAGTTGGCTCGCGAATGGGAGCAGAAACCGGGGATCGTGAACGTCTCGATTTTCGGCGGGTTTCCCTATTGCGACTTCGCAGGGGCGGGGCTGTCGGTGGTGACCACGGCGGACGGAGACCCTGAACTGGCCCAGCTCTGCTCCGATGCGATTGCGGCACGAGCGTGGGAGATTCGGGAGCAGTTTGGTAAAGACGTGCTGCCGGTGGAGCAGGCGATGGACGTGATTCACGAGTTGCTGCAAGAGGCGCAAGAGCGGAGTTCGCTGCAAGCGTATGACGATCTTTTTTTCCAACCGGTGCGGCGTCCGGTCGTAGTGGCGGATGTCAGCGACAATCCGTTTGGCGGGGGTTCGTCAGATACGACGGGGTTGCTTCGCGAATTGTTGAAGCGTCCGGTGGAGGGGGCCGTCGCGGCGGCGATCTACGACCCGGAAACGGTGCAACGGGCGATCCAAGTAGGCGTAGGCGGGCAAGCGGAATTCGCGATCGGCGGGAAGTTGGCACCGCAGTACGGGGCGCCTTTGCAAGTGCGTGGCAGGGTGCGAGTGTTGACCGACGGACGCTTTGAGGCGCGGGGGACGTGGTCGCCGGGAACGACCGATGTGGGCTTGACGGCTGTGATCGAAGTCGAGGGCATGAAACTTGTGTGCACCTCTGTGCGCTACCCGTGCAACGACGCAGACTTGCTTCGCCACGCGGGAATCGACCCGCTCGGGACGCCGCTGATCGTGTTGAAGTCGCGAGGGCACTTCCGAGCGTCATTTGAACCGTTGGCACACGCCATCCTCGAAGTGGATGCGCCCGGTCCGGCCTCGCCCGATCTGTCGCGCAACACCTACGAGCGCATCCGTCGTCCCATTTGGCCGATTCATCTTGCATAA
- the tsaD gene encoding tRNA (adenosine(37)-N6)-threonylcarbamoyltransferase complex transferase subunit TsaD, which translates to MGFQQRVRDKYNADRASGKPVVILGIETSCDETSASVIRDGNEILSNVVSSQIEIHKRFGGVVPEVASRRHVENVNDVVEEALTQAGMTIDDLSAVGVTYGPGLVGALLVGVSWAKALCWAKSIPMIGVQHIAGHIYANFLSGGMEPPLLALVVSGGHTEIVHMPAHGEFEFLGRTRDDAAGEAYDKVARAMGLPYPGGPQIDRLALEGNPEAYAFPRAWIDDESMDFSFSGLKSAVLNTMHNAEQRGEPWKQEDISASFQAAVVEVLVEKTVRAVRKTGVNNVVVAGGVAANRGLRAALAKRAEEVGFSVHFPTFDLCTDNAAMIAAAAFPMYEKGRFHDLDLNAIASLSLTKWADTPTIQFMK; encoded by the coding sequence ATGGGATTTCAACAACGAGTGCGTGACAAATACAACGCCGATCGTGCGTCCGGCAAACCGGTCGTCATCCTCGGCATCGAGACGTCCTGTGATGAGACGTCCGCTTCGGTGATTCGCGACGGCAACGAGATTCTCTCAAACGTCGTCTCGTCTCAGATCGAAATTCACAAACGCTTTGGCGGCGTCGTGCCGGAAGTGGCTTCGCGTCGCCATGTGGAGAACGTCAACGATGTCGTCGAAGAAGCGCTGACGCAAGCGGGCATGACGATCGATGACCTCTCCGCTGTTGGCGTTACGTACGGGCCGGGGCTCGTCGGCGCTTTGCTCGTCGGCGTTTCGTGGGCGAAAGCATTGTGCTGGGCCAAGAGCATTCCGATGATCGGCGTTCAGCATATCGCGGGCCATATCTACGCCAACTTCCTGTCCGGCGGGATGGAACCGCCGCTTTTGGCGTTGGTCGTGTCGGGCGGGCATACAGAAATCGTTCACATGCCCGCACACGGCGAGTTCGAATTCCTCGGACGAACCCGCGACGACGCAGCGGGGGAAGCGTATGACAAAGTCGCCCGTGCGATGGGGCTCCCGTACCCCGGCGGTCCGCAGATTGATCGCTTGGCGTTGGAGGGCAATCCGGAAGCGTATGCGTTCCCGAGAGCGTGGATCGATGATGAATCGATGGACTTTTCCTTCTCCGGTTTGAAATCGGCGGTGCTCAACACGATGCACAACGCCGAACAACGCGGAGAACCGTGGAAGCAAGAAGACATCTCGGCGTCGTTCCAAGCGGCGGTTGTCGAAGTTCTGGTCGAGAAAACCGTGCGTGCCGTCCGAAAAACAGGTGTCAACAACGTCGTCGTCGCCGGAGGAGTCGCCGCCAACCGCGGGTTGCGTGCGGCGCTTGCGAAGCGGGCGGAGGAAGTCGGATTCAGCGTTCACTTCCCGACATTCGACCTCTGTACAGACAATGCCGCCATGATCGCGGCGGCGGCGTTCCCGATGTATGAAAAAGGTCGCTTCCACGACCTCGATCTGAACGCCATCGCCTCCCTCAGTTTGACGAAATGGGCGGACACGCCGACGATCCAATTCATGAAGTAG
- a CDS encoding ABC transporter permease subunit: protein MARTIKRKKQNSLIPFAYLSPALLTIAVFSLGPVIYTIYLSFTNFNLNHFDTFQFVGFDNYKAILTGPFFKVFAPVFLWTVVYALLATGMSYMVGLILAVLLNNERMKESNFYRAILVIPWALPAAIAILAWQGLYNESFGQFNLLLSKIGLDKIPWLSDPFWAKFAVILTTIWLGYPFMMNVCLGALQAIPKDLYEAADIDGAGRWKKFISVTLPGLTSSTLPLLISSFAFNFNNFGAAFLITGGGPPRPDTQFAGYTDILVSSAYSMTLTFNRYDLASALSLIIFLIVGTLSFINMKYTKAFEEVD from the coding sequence GTGGCCAGAACGATAAAGAGAAAGAAACAAAACTCATTGATTCCGTTTGCATACCTGTCCCCGGCTTTGCTGACGATTGCCGTCTTCAGTTTGGGACCGGTCATTTACACGATCTATCTGTCGTTCACCAACTTCAACTTGAACCACTTTGACACGTTCCAGTTCGTCGGGTTCGATAACTACAAGGCGATTCTCACGGGTCCGTTCTTCAAAGTGTTTGCTCCGGTCTTTTTATGGACGGTCGTCTATGCGTTGCTGGCAACCGGCATGTCCTATATGGTCGGGTTGATTCTTGCGGTGTTGCTCAACAACGAGCGCATGAAGGAATCGAATTTCTACCGCGCCATCCTCGTCATTCCGTGGGCTTTGCCGGCGGCGATCGCCATCCTCGCGTGGCAAGGTCTCTACAATGAATCGTTCGGTCAGTTCAACCTGTTGCTCAGCAAGATCGGGCTGGATAAAATTCCGTGGTTGTCCGATCCGTTCTGGGCGAAGTTTGCCGTCATCCTGACGACGATCTGGCTTGGCTACCCGTTCATGATGAACGTCTGTCTCGGGGCGTTGCAAGCAATCCCGAAAGACCTCTACGAAGCGGCCGACATCGACGGTGCAGGCCGTTGGAAAAAGTTTATTTCCGTCACATTGCCGGGTCTCACCTCGTCGACCCTGCCGTTGTTGATCTCGTCGTTTGCGTTTAACTTCAACAACTTCGGGGCGGCGTTCTTGATCACCGGCGGTGGTCCGCCGCGTCCGGATACGCAGTTTGCAGGTTATACGGACATTCTCGTCTCGTCGGCGTACTCGATGACGCTGACGTTTAACCGATACGATCTCGCATCGGCGCTGTCTCTGATCATCTTCTTGATCGTCGGCACGCTGAGTTTCATCAACATGAAATATACAAAAGCTTTCGAGGAGGTGGACTAA